One part of the Phragmites australis chromosome 3, lpPhrAust1.1, whole genome shotgun sequence genome encodes these proteins:
- the LOC133911950 gene encoding lecithin-cholesterol acyltransferase-like 1 — translation MAPAPLLVVAALLLLSPGNHAKNLHPVVLVPGYGSNKIDARLTAAYEPSAPSCGAGADQGWFQLWPNHTGMHDASQVPCFADQMSLVYDAVADDYHNADGVATRVPSFGSARGLIGWDPLVRRLEGMGYREGESLFGAPYDFRYAVAPRGHPSTVGDRYFRDLGRLIRRASRLNQGRSAVVVAHSYGCALTYQFLLARPLPWRWRFVKHVILLAPALGGFAEGMHGLIAGIGYGLPNVTRPTMTRLARSQQSTLWRLPTPMVFRDRPLVVTKNATYSACNMAEFLEAIGFPEGVRPYVTRVLPMWEALPAPIVPVTGVIGVGVRTPEKFVFGTEGFEGEPEVVYSDGDGDINMVSLVAIEEWSGVEGQVLKVVRLPGVHHGGFFSDDFALKSIVAEIYEAGGSIELDWKW, via the exons ATGGCTCCCGCTCCGCTCCTCGTTGTGGCGGCGCTCCTGCTCTTGTCGCCGGGGAACCACGCCAAGAACCTGCACCCGGTCGTGCTCGTCCCAGGCTACGGTTCAAACAAGATTGACGCGCGGCTGACGGCGGCGTACGAGCCCTCGGCGCCTTCctgcggcgccggcgcggaCCAGGGGTGGTTCCAGCTGTGGCCGAACCACACGGGGATGCACGATGCCAGCCAGGTCCCGTGCTTTGCGGACCAGATGAGCCTCGTCTACGACGCCGTCGCCGACGACTACCACAACGCCGACGGCGTCGCGACCCGGGTCCCGTCCTTCGGCTCCGCGCGCGGCCTCATCGG GTGGGACCCCCTGGTGCGGCGGCTGGAAGGCATGGGCTACCGCGAGGGCGAGAGCCTCTTCGGCGCGCCGTACGACTTCCGCTACGCCGTCGCGCCGCGCGGCCACCCGTCCACGGTGGGCGACCGCTACTTCCGCGACCTCGGGCGCCTCATCCGGAGGGCGAGCCGGCTCAACCAGGGCCGCTCGGCTGTCGTGGTCGCGCACAGCTATGGCTGCGCGCTCACGTACCAGTTCCTCCTCGCCCGCCCGCTCCCCTGGCGCTGGCGCTTCGTCAAGCACGTCATCCTCCTGGCCCCCGCGCTCGGCGGGTTCGCGGAGGGGATGCACGGCCTCATCGCCGGCATCGGCTACGGCCTTCCGAACGTCACGCGGCCGACGATGACCCGGCTGGCGCGGAGCCAGCAGAGCACTCTCTGGCGCCTGCCCACGCCAATGGTGTTTCGGGACCGGCCGCTGGTGGTGACCAAGAACGCGACCTACTCGGCGTGCAACATGGCAGAGTTCCTCGAGGCCATCGGCTTCCCCGAAGGGGTCCGGCCGTACGTGACGCGGGTGCTGCCAATGTGGGAGGCGCTCCCGGCGCCGATTGTGCCTGTCACCGGCGTCATCGGGGTCGGGGTAAGGACGCCGGAGAAGTTCGTGTTCGGAACAGAGGGGTTCGAGGGGGAACCAGAGGTGGTGTACAGCGACGGGGACGGGGACATCAACATGGTGAGCCTGGTGGCCATCGAGGAGTGGTCCGGAGTCGAAGGCCAGGTCTTGAAGGTGGTCAGGTTGCCCGGTGTCCATCACGGTGGCTTCTTCAGTGACGATTTCGCTCTAAAGAGTATAGTTGCTGAGATATACGAGGCAGGAGGAAGTATTGAACTCGATTGGAAATGGTGA